Proteins from a genomic interval of Chitinimonas sp. BJYL2:
- a CDS encoding serine/threonine-protein kinase, whose amino-acid sequence MERLGHYRINAVLGQGAMGTVYRAVDERLDRTVALKVLKLDLNTDDRAEYAARLQQEARSAARLNHPNIITVYDCGDIDGYAYLAIEYVEGKTLESYIAGGLKVSVSKTIKLAGQLFGALAYAHEHQVVHRDIKPGNLMLTADGRLKITDFGIAQLPASDLTRAGTLVGSPRYMAPEQIEGKKLDGRADVFAAGIVLYQLLTGVRPFDGDHVATIAYRILHEQPTRPRELASDLPPWLDDFVMRCLEKDPAKRFQSAREARHALREQATASPVKEPTAPPEPQVHSTETVSPAQRSTSPKWRLLGIGSIVVALLGAGALMMRNASNVSAKPNAAVPSAPITANQVELMAPPGAPGSLPAAAAMPVREVDSTPVNKTPASTENSTAVDKATASSQASNAPQASAKPTRKASAAKPAPVASEKPQPAEPSHSPKPTESAESKPKQQEKREKPPAVEDKRNFLEVLAGCKPDGTCPKPAPRNRRER is encoded by the coding sequence ATGGAGCGATTGGGTCATTACAGAATCAATGCCGTGCTTGGGCAAGGGGCCATGGGCACGGTGTATCGTGCCGTCGATGAACGGCTGGACAGAACCGTTGCGCTCAAGGTGCTCAAGCTGGATCTGAACACCGATGACCGCGCAGAGTATGCCGCCCGCCTCCAGCAAGAGGCCCGCTCTGCTGCCCGGCTCAACCACCCCAACATCATCACGGTCTACGATTGCGGCGATATCGACGGGTACGCCTACCTCGCCATCGAGTATGTCGAGGGCAAGACGCTTGAGTCGTATATTGCCGGCGGCCTCAAGGTATCGGTCAGCAAAACCATCAAACTCGCCGGACAGTTGTTCGGGGCCTTGGCCTATGCGCATGAACACCAAGTTGTTCACCGCGATATCAAGCCCGGTAACCTGATGCTGACGGCGGATGGCCGCCTGAAGATCACCGATTTCGGCATCGCCCAGCTGCCTGCCAGCGATCTGACGCGTGCCGGCACCCTGGTCGGTTCACCCCGCTATATGGCGCCCGAGCAGATCGAGGGCAAAAAGCTCGACGGCCGGGCTGATGTGTTTGCGGCAGGCATTGTGCTTTACCAACTGCTGACTGGCGTGCGCCCGTTCGATGGCGACCACGTTGCCACGATTGCGTATCGCATCCTGCACGAACAACCCACCCGCCCACGCGAACTCGCATCGGATTTACCGCCATGGCTGGACGACTTTGTCATGCGCTGCCTGGAGAAAGACCCCGCCAAGCGCTTCCAGAGCGCCCGTGAGGCGCGGCATGCGCTGCGTGAGCAGGCGACCGCGAGCCCGGTGAAGGAACCAACCGCCCCACCGGAACCACAAGTGCATAGCACGGAGACAGTGTCTCCAGCTCAACGTAGCACCTCACCCAAGTGGCGCCTTCTGGGCATCGGCTCTATTGTCGTGGCCTTACTTGGCGCGGGTGCCTTGATGATGCGCAACGCGAGCAACGTGTCGGCAAAGCCAAACGCTGCCGTTCCATCTGCACCTATCACGGCAAATCAGGTAGAGCTCATGGCGCCACCGGGCGCACCAGGTTCATTGCCTGCCGCCGCAGCCATGCCGGTACGTGAAGTTGACTCAACACCAGTCAACAAAACGCCTGCATCAACAGAAAACAGCACGGCCGTAGACAAGGCCACCGCAAGCAGCCAAGCCAGCAACGCCCCGCAAGCTTCAGCAAAGCCAACTCGTAAAGCCAGCGCGGCCAAACCGGCACCTGTGGCATCGGAGAAGCCCCAGCCTGCCGAGCCCTCACATTCACCAAAGCCAACTGAATCCGCAGAATCCAAGCCCAAACAGCAGGAAAAGAGAGAAAAGCCACCAGCAGTCGAGGACAAACGCAACTTTCTGGAAGTGCTCGCGGGCTGCAAACCGGATGGAACCTGCCCCAAACCCGCGCCGCGGAACAGACGCGAACGTTAA
- a CDS encoding GlsB/YeaQ/YmgE family stress response membrane protein: protein MSLLAWIVLGLVAGFIANRLASQPGRGVIPDTLLGVVGAVAGGWLFSQFGMAGITGFNLYSLLVAIVGAALLIWVYHAISRTLG, encoded by the coding sequence ATGTCCCTGCTTGCCTGGATTGTCCTCGGCCTGGTTGCCGGGTTCATTGCCAACCGGCTGGCGAGCCAGCCCGGTCGGGGTGTCATCCCCGATACCTTGCTGGGCGTGGTCGGTGCGGTTGCCGGTGGTTGGTTGTTCAGCCAGTTCGGCATGGCCGGCATTACCGGCTTCAACCTTTACAGCCTGCTGGTCGCCATTGTTGGCGCAGCCTTGCTGATCTGGGTTTACCACGCGATCTCGCGCACCCTCGGCTAG
- a CDS encoding helix-hairpin-helix domain-containing protein, whose protein sequence is MLRHSLQFLAVLLLGTSAMAAVNINTAGPSELEALTGIGPSKAKAIVDYRQKNGAFKNVDELDKVPGIGKATVDKFRSEVTVAAGGTKSGTKPSIDKKK, encoded by the coding sequence ATGTTGCGTCATAGCCTGCAATTCTTGGCAGTGCTGCTGCTGGGCACATCAGCAATGGCTGCGGTAAATATCAATACAGCAGGACCATCAGAGCTGGAGGCATTGACGGGTATTGGACCCAGCAAGGCTAAGGCTATTGTCGATTATCGGCAGAAGAACGGTGCATTCAAGAATGTTGATGAGCTCGATAAAGTACCGGGTATTGGAAAAGCTACGGTAGACAAGTTTCGCTCGGAAGTTACAGTTGCTGCAGGGGGTACAAAATCTGGCACTAAGCCTTCAATTGATAAGAAGAAGTAA
- a CDS encoding OmpA family protein, whose protein sequence is MEKPNAKPGLLIIAALLAACSTVPMTTSLLDQTRRDYSAAQNNPAVVRHAALELKLAGDALELANVAAKRDDSIVQIDRLAYVAKQKVALAHEVAKQKSAEISVAGAAQERDRMRLAQRTNEADQAKSAADQARMDTRLAQSDTADAQRAAQDAQRSTADAQARAAMLESQMAALSAKQTERGLVITLGAVLFATDQASLNSTGQQTIQKLAEVLQQNPQRTVLIEGFTDNTGTTLHNQALSERRANAVRTALQERGVMANRVAVRGYGESFPVGDNETASNRQTNRRVEIVLSDETGHVNPR, encoded by the coding sequence ATGGAAAAGCCCAATGCAAAACCCGGATTGCTGATCATTGCCGCACTGCTGGCTGCCTGCAGCACGGTGCCTATGACTACCAGCCTGCTGGATCAGACTCGCCGCGACTACAGTGCCGCACAGAATAATCCGGCTGTGGTTCGTCACGCCGCCTTGGAGCTCAAGCTCGCTGGCGACGCACTGGAGCTGGCCAATGTGGCTGCCAAGCGCGATGACAGCATCGTGCAGATTGATCGTCTGGCCTATGTGGCCAAGCAGAAAGTGGCGCTGGCACATGAAGTTGCGAAGCAGAAATCGGCCGAGATCAGCGTGGCCGGTGCCGCGCAGGAGCGAGATCGCATGCGGCTTGCCCAACGAACCAATGAAGCGGATCAGGCCAAGTCGGCGGCTGATCAGGCCCGTATGGACACGCGCCTGGCACAAAGCGATACCGCCGATGCCCAACGCGCTGCGCAGGACGCACAGCGCAGCACCGCGGATGCGCAGGCCCGTGCCGCCATGCTGGAAAGCCAGATGGCTGCGCTCTCAGCCAAGCAGACCGAACGCGGTCTGGTGATCACGCTCGGTGCCGTGCTGTTTGCGACCGATCAGGCCAGTCTTAATAGCACTGGCCAGCAGACGATCCAGAAGCTAGCCGAGGTGCTGCAGCAAAACCCGCAGCGCACCGTGCTGATTGAAGGCTTTACCGACAACACCGGCACCACGCTGCACAACCAGGCCCTGTCAGAGCGGCGCGCCAATGCAGTACGTACAGCGCTGCAGGAGCGTGGCGTGATGGCTAATCGGGTCGCGGTACGCGGTTATGGCGAATCCTTTCCCGTGGGGGATAACGAAACGGCCAGTAATCGCCAGACCAATCGCCGCGTCGAGATCGTGTTATCGGATGAGACGGGTCACGTTAATCCGCGCTGA
- a CDS encoding DUF2721 domain-containing protein, translated as MEIGVPALLFPAISLLLLAYTNRFLGLSSVIRKLYEDYQAAPDPKIARQIANLRRRVALIRGMQAVGVGSLFLCVLCMFMIFFGLPRLAHAVFAISLVCMLVSLAISLTEIRMSSDALNILLADIEEDLAKHDSD; from the coding sequence ATGGAAATCGGTGTGCCTGCCCTGCTGTTCCCTGCCATCTCCTTGCTACTGCTGGCCTATACCAACCGCTTTCTCGGCCTATCCAGCGTGATCCGCAAGCTGTATGAGGATTACCAGGCCGCACCAGACCCCAAAATTGCCCGGCAGATTGCCAACCTGCGTCGCCGGGTTGCCCTGATACGCGGCATGCAGGCAGTGGGGGTGGGTAGCCTGTTCCTGTGTGTGCTCTGCATGTTCATGATCTTCTTCGGCCTGCCTCGGCTAGCGCATGCGGTGTTTGCCATCAGCTTGGTTTGCATGCTGGTTTCACTCGCCATTTCGCTGACCGAGATCCGCATGTCCAGCGATGCGCTCAACATCCTGCTGGCCGATATCGAGGAAGATCTGGCCAAGCACGACAGCGACTAA
- a CDS encoding bacterioferritin → MPNPNPAVDKAAIRAAARNVGDGSVTEGYQADREAVIALLNDALATELVCVLRYKRHHYTVTGLQNGPIKAEFLAHAREEQAHADLLAERIVQLNGLPDFNPANLVARSHAEYDEAITVQAMIMANLIAERIAIEAYRQMIQFIGDTDPTTRHMLVGIMAMEEEHADEMRDLLA, encoded by the coding sequence ATGCCGAATCCGAACCCCGCGGTGGATAAAGCCGCAATCCGAGCCGCCGCCCGCAATGTGGGCGATGGCTCGGTTACCGAGGGTTATCAGGCCGATCGTGAGGCGGTGATCGCCCTGCTCAATGATGCCCTCGCCACCGAACTTGTTTGTGTGCTGCGTTACAAGCGTCACCACTACACCGTAACCGGGTTGCAAAACGGACCGATCAAGGCTGAGTTTCTGGCCCACGCGCGGGAAGAGCAGGCCCACGCGGATCTGCTTGCCGAGCGCATCGTACAGCTCAATGGGCTACCAGATTTCAATCCCGCCAACCTGGTGGCGCGCAGCCATGCCGAGTATGACGAAGCGATCACCGTACAGGCCATGATCATGGCCAACCTGATTGCGGAGCGGATTGCCATTGAAGCCTATCGGCAGATGATCCAGTTCATCGGGGATACCGATCCCACCACCCGGCACATGCTGGTCGGCA
- a CDS encoding peroxiredoxin codes for MIKFFLLGLCLLVSGFTQANVQNGQMAPAFALSDQHGKVRHSDEFRGKWLVLYFYPKADTPACTEEACSFRDDIVLLRALGAEVVGISTDEVAAIRQFAGKHQLPFTLLADPDGTTARQYGVLVNLGLVKFAKRHSFLIDPQGSVIKRYTDVDTKTYAKTVLADLRQLSGKK; via the coding sequence ATGATCAAATTCTTTCTGCTCGGTTTGTGCCTGCTTGTCAGCGGATTTACCCAGGCAAATGTACAGAACGGCCAGATGGCACCGGCGTTTGCCCTGAGCGACCAGCACGGCAAAGTCCGCCACAGTGACGAATTCCGTGGCAAGTGGCTGGTGCTGTATTTCTATCCCAAAGCCGATACGCCAGCATGCACGGAAGAGGCCTGCAGCTTCCGCGACGATATTGTCCTGCTTCGAGCATTGGGTGCCGAGGTGGTGGGCATCAGCACGGATGAAGTCGCTGCCATTCGCCAGTTTGCCGGCAAGCACCAGTTACCATTCACCCTGCTGGCCGATCCGGACGGCACCACGGCCAGGCAATATGGCGTGCTGGTGAATTTGGGTTTGGTAAAGTTTGCCAAGCGCCATAGTTTCCTGATTGATCCGCAAGGCAGCGTGATCAAGCGCTATACGGATGTGGATACCAAGACCTACGCCAAAACCGTTCTGGCCGATCTGCGCCAGTTGAGTGGAAAGAAATAA
- a CDS encoding TonB-dependent siderophore receptor — protein MKMKQIAYAISLLGIAGFVPALAAADQPEKVEKIEITGSSIKRITKEGALPVQVLKKEDIAKTGATSTVDLLQKLPTIQGSTGESASVGGGSFGFSGVSLHNIGETRTLVLLNGHRLALFGGQTLTGFAAGMDLNSIPISAIERVEVLTDGASALYGADAIAGVVNFITKRNTTDGDVTVGYSEPEQGGAKEKRITFTKGFGSMERDGFNVMISAAHDERTQLNSTQRDFAKTGKIFFGANGKNYRMQQFSASPIPANATDDLGQLINPYLKVNGSCPEKTFRVTEPYNDGSGLVDDYCGFDFVGELEIYPIRKRDSVMATANVALGENHELYVDALWSKTNQVSRIAPVPGSISIPAGSALHDKYLKPIGITGDSLAFYRMFDLGKRESNDTAKFIDLAIGVKGNYAGWDYNTVYTRSESDVEGKISGYPGARAVAKLRSSGLLDPFVGPGKQSAEAMKAINAANYNGYWDGGSSKLDTLSARGSSELFEMPSGMAMLGLGLSYQKEDFQSKPSLFAQGKLADPVAGTPCGAGVPCDQRFGDGSATVAYAADRTAYAGYAELILPAMDTLELSTALRYDNYSDFGGATTAKASFRWTPTRSFLLRGSVGNGFHAPTVPQVKAARQSYGVTSDKYICSAELAQVAAAQNARCQPGNRQYDQIAGGNALLQPEESRQATIGFRFEPTPAISFGADLWHVGISDVFGQLTEQEVFANPLRYPNSWGKTTDIGTGVDYLAFVADNQNLGKQYSTGLDIDISGRKKFGSVDFNSQFNTTYMIREVAQTQKNGPYYSSIGAIGELGAVTFRWQGRWTNSIKHGNWLHTLGVNFKAGYKDQATQAEVLNAAGNVVDYETLRLNVPSFFTYDWQTQWNFMKNAQVTVGVLNVLDRDPPLSISTGGANRGQQFGYDDRYYDSRGRTLYANFGYKF, from the coding sequence ATGAAAATGAAGCAAATTGCCTACGCAATCAGCCTTTTGGGCATTGCTGGATTTGTGCCGGCGCTTGCCGCTGCCGATCAACCCGAGAAGGTCGAAAAAATCGAAATCACGGGTTCGAGCATCAAGCGCATCACCAAGGAAGGCGCGCTGCCTGTTCAAGTGCTGAAGAAAGAGGACATTGCCAAGACGGGCGCAACCTCGACGGTCGATCTGCTTCAGAAGCTGCCTACCATTCAGGGTTCGACTGGCGAGTCGGCCTCGGTCGGCGGTGGCTCCTTCGGTTTCTCGGGCGTGTCGCTCCACAACATCGGTGAAACCCGTACGTTGGTGCTGCTGAATGGCCATCGTCTGGCACTGTTTGGTGGACAGACGCTTACCGGCTTTGCTGCTGGTATGGATCTGAACTCCATCCCCATTTCGGCCATTGAGCGCGTGGAAGTGCTGACTGACGGCGCCTCTGCACTTTACGGTGCAGACGCGATTGCGGGTGTGGTCAACTTCATCACTAAGCGGAACACCACTGACGGCGATGTTACCGTCGGCTACTCGGAACCCGAGCAAGGTGGCGCTAAGGAAAAGCGCATCACGTTCACCAAGGGTTTCGGCAGCATGGAGCGTGACGGTTTCAACGTCATGATTTCTGCAGCCCACGACGAACGTACCCAGCTTAACTCGACACAACGTGATTTTGCCAAGACGGGCAAGATCTTTTTCGGCGCAAACGGTAAGAACTACCGTATGCAGCAATTCTCGGCCAGCCCGATCCCTGCAAATGCCACTGACGACCTGGGCCAGCTGATCAATCCGTATCTCAAAGTGAACGGTAGCTGCCCGGAAAAAACCTTCCGTGTGACTGAACCCTACAACGACGGTTCGGGTTTGGTTGATGACTACTGCGGCTTTGATTTCGTCGGTGAACTTGAAATCTATCCGATTCGGAAGCGCGATAGCGTGATGGCTACTGCCAATGTGGCATTGGGTGAAAACCACGAGCTGTACGTGGATGCCCTGTGGTCGAAGACAAACCAAGTTTCCCGTATCGCACCAGTGCCTGGCAGTATCAGCATCCCCGCTGGCTCGGCGCTGCACGACAAGTACCTCAAGCCCATCGGAATTACCGGTGACAGCTTGGCTTTCTATCGCATGTTTGATTTGGGCAAGCGGGAAAGTAACGATACGGCCAAGTTCATTGACCTTGCCATTGGCGTCAAGGGTAACTACGCCGGTTGGGATTACAACACGGTTTACACGCGCTCCGAGAGTGATGTCGAGGGCAAGATCTCGGGCTATCCGGGTGCTCGTGCCGTCGCGAAATTGCGTTCCAGCGGCCTGCTTGACCCGTTTGTTGGGCCCGGCAAGCAAAGCGCTGAAGCGATGAAGGCTATTAACGCTGCTAACTACAATGGGTATTGGGACGGTGGTAGTTCCAAGCTGGATACCTTGTCTGCACGTGGCTCGAGCGAGCTGTTCGAAATGCCTTCTGGCATGGCCATGCTGGGCTTGGGTTTGAGCTACCAGAAGGAAGACTTCCAGTCGAAGCCCAGCCTGTTTGCTCAGGGCAAGCTGGCTGATCCCGTTGCTGGCACACCTTGTGGTGCGGGCGTTCCGTGTGATCAGCGCTTCGGTGATGGTTCTGCTACGGTTGCCTATGCTGCCGATCGTACCGCCTATGCAGGCTATGCAGAGCTGATCCTGCCCGCGATGGATACGCTGGAACTTAGTACCGCTCTGCGTTACGACAACTACTCCGACTTCGGTGGTGCTACCACTGCGAAGGCCAGTTTCCGTTGGACTCCGACGCGTTCCTTCCTGTTGCGCGGTTCGGTTGGCAATGGTTTCCACGCACCGACAGTGCCGCAAGTTAAGGCCGCACGTCAGTCCTATGGCGTAACTTCTGACAAGTACATCTGTTCGGCAGAGCTGGCCCAGGTTGCTGCGGCACAGAATGCCCGTTGCCAACCGGGTAATCGTCAGTATGATCAGATCGCTGGTGGTAATGCCCTTCTGCAGCCAGAAGAGTCGCGTCAAGCAACAATCGGTTTCCGCTTTGAACCGACTCCGGCGATCAGCTTTGGTGCAGACCTTTGGCACGTTGGCATTAGCGACGTGTTCGGTCAGCTGACTGAGCAGGAAGTATTCGCGAATCCGCTGCGTTACCCGAACTCGTGGGGCAAGACCACCGACATTGGTACTGGTGTTGATTATTTGGCCTTTGTTGCTGATAACCAAAACTTGGGTAAGCAGTACTCCACCGGTCTGGATATCGATATCAGTGGTCGTAAGAAGTTCGGTTCTGTGGACTTCAACTCCCAGTTCAACACTACGTACATGATTCGTGAAGTAGCACAGACCCAGAAGAATGGGCCTTACTACTCCTCGATTGGTGCCATTGGTGAGCTCGGTGCAGTGACATTCCGCTGGCAAGGTCGTTGGACTAACTCCATCAAGCATGGCAACTGGCTGCATACCTTGGGTGTGAACTTCAAGGCCGGCTACAAGGATCAGGCCACTCAGGCTGAAGTGCTCAATGCTGCTGGGAATGTGGTGGACTACGAGACGCTCAGGCTCAATGTCCCGTCGTTCTTCACGTACGACTGGCAGACTCAGTGGAACTTCATGAAGAATGCCCAAGTGACCGTTGGTGTGCTCAATGTGCTGGATCGTGACCCGCCACTGTCGATTTCCACGGGTGGTGCAAACCGTGGTCAGCAGTTCGGCTATGATGATCGTTACTACGATTCCCGTGGCCGTACGCTATATGCAAACTTCGGCTACAAGTTCTAA
- a CDS encoding CsbD family protein, giving the protein MNWDIVKGNWKQFKGNVRQQWGKLTDDHLEQIAGTRTELAGKIQEAYGVTQDDAERQIKAFEGRYKDYRP; this is encoded by the coding sequence ATGAATTGGGACATCGTCAAAGGCAACTGGAAACAGTTCAAAGGCAATGTGCGGCAGCAGTGGGGCAAGCTCACGGATGACCACCTGGAACAGATTGCAGGTACGCGTACCGAGCTGGCCGGCAAGATTCAGGAGGCCTATGGCGTCACCCAGGATGATGCCGAGCGGCAGATCAAGGCATTTGAAGGCCGCTACAAGGACTATCGCCCTTAA
- the rpsT gene encoding 30S ribosomal protein S20, translated as MANSAQARKRANQAAKARLLNQSQRTEFRTAVKKVVKAIEAGDKAAAVEVFKQSVSTLDRIADKGVFHKNKAARHKSRLAAAVKAMA; from the coding sequence ATGGCAAACAGCGCACAGGCCCGTAAGCGTGCCAATCAGGCCGCCAAGGCGCGCCTTCTGAATCAGAGCCAACGCACCGAATTCCGCACTGCGGTCAAGAAGGTTGTGAAGGCTATCGAAGCTGGCGACAAGGCCGCTGCGGTCGAAGTCTTCAAGCAATCGGTCAGCACGCTGGACCGTATCGCCGACAAGGGCGTGTTCCACAAGAACAAGGCCGCTCGCCATAAGAGCCGCCTGGCTGCCGCCGTCAAGGCAATGGCCTAA
- a CDS encoding DUF4398 domain-containing protein codes for MLSHTHYLLLPVCLAALVASSGCSSTNPQATTDMAVSSAAVDNAAGAGGGQYAPMEMQAAREKMVQAHKAMEDKDFVLAGSLAKQAQADAKLAQSKAGSAKAQVAADALQEDIRVLHEELSRANR; via the coding sequence ATGTTGAGCCACACCCACTACCTCCTGCTACCTGTTTGCCTTGCCGCGCTCGTGGCAAGCAGCGGCTGCAGCAGCACCAACCCGCAAGCCACAACCGATATGGCCGTTTCGTCTGCCGCGGTCGATAACGCCGCCGGCGCTGGTGGTGGCCAGTACGCGCCGATGGAGATGCAAGCCGCCCGCGAGAAGATGGTGCAGGCCCACAAAGCCATGGAAGACAAGGACTTTGTGCTGGCTGGCAGTCTTGCCAAGCAGGCGCAGGCCGATGCCAAGCTCGCCCAGAGCAAGGCTGGCTCGGCCAAGGCCCAAGTAGCGGCCGATGCCTTGCAGGAAGACATCCGCGTGCTGCACGAAGAACTGAGCCGGGCTAACCGCTAG
- a CDS encoding response regulator — protein sequence MTQSDLDTALPRILVVDDSRIVRATVKKHLSTHFDIVEEGDGEAGWARLESDPSILVLLSDLSMPKLDGFGLLARVRKSADSRIKTTPVIVISGEEDAETKQQAVERGANDFVTKSTDRAEMLARVSAAAKLAQIGRELRNSEERNASLTTTDPQTGVASEHMLEIEGEKALAHAARMGGETTLVLFEIDRFEQLKAELGESVADQLINLVAKLVAGRLRKEETLARLSGPRFGVVLFADMAGAQIYARRLQETIASAKANFRGKQIALSANVGMANSRADEVVDTQGLLECARQRLEGAYSVDAALAMLARGDLQTVQARLPLLMRKLQPLLDLNASTS from the coding sequence ATGACCCAATCCGACCTCGATACCGCATTGCCCCGGATTCTGGTGGTGGATGACTCGCGCATCGTACGCGCCACGGTAAAGAAACATCTCTCCACGCACTTCGATATTGTTGAAGAAGGGGATGGCGAGGCTGGTTGGGCCCGGTTGGAAAGCGATCCTTCCATACTCGTCTTGCTGAGCGATCTCAGCATGCCCAAGCTTGACGGCTTTGGCCTGCTCGCCCGCGTGCGCAAATCCGCGGACTCGCGCATCAAAACCACGCCCGTCATCGTGATCTCGGGCGAGGAGGATGCCGAGACCAAGCAGCAGGCGGTCGAGCGCGGCGCCAACGACTTTGTGACCAAGTCGACTGATCGTGCAGAGATGCTCGCCCGGGTTTCGGCCGCCGCCAAGCTGGCGCAGATTGGCCGTGAACTCCGTAACAGCGAGGAGCGCAATGCCTCACTGACCACGACCGACCCTCAAACCGGCGTAGCCAGCGAACATATGCTGGAGATCGAAGGCGAAAAGGCGCTGGCGCATGCTGCCCGCATGGGTGGAGAAACCACGCTGGTGCTGTTTGAAATCGACCGGTTCGAGCAACTCAAAGCAGAGCTGGGCGAGAGTGTGGCGGATCAGTTGATCAACCTTGTTGCCAAGCTGGTCGCCGGCCGTTTGCGCAAAGAAGAAACTCTGGCGCGCCTCTCCGGCCCCCGGTTTGGCGTGGTCCTGTTTGCTGACATGGCTGGCGCGCAGATTTATGCCCGCCGTTTGCAGGAAACCATCGCCTCTGCCAAGGCCAACTTCCGTGGCAAGCAGATAGCGCTGTCGGCCAATGTGGGTATGGCCAACTCCCGTGCTGATGAAGTCGTCGATACCCAAGGCTTGCTCGAGTGCGCCCGGCAACGCCTGGAGGGGGCTTACAGCGTGGATGCTGCCTTGGCCATGCTGGCCCGAGGCGATCTCCAAACCGTTCAGGCACGCTTGCCCTTGTTGATGCGCAAGCTGCAACCTTTGCTGGACTTGAACGCCAGCACAAGCTGA
- a CDS encoding BON domain-containing protein, translated as MKSLTKLFALLAVPLTLIACASTPRQEGTGEYMDDSLITAKVKAAILNEPTLKVAEINVETFKGTVQLSGFVSSRAAISKAIEITRDVKGVSSVKDDMRVK; from the coding sequence ATGAAATCCCTCACCAAGCTGTTTGCATTGCTGGCCGTCCCCCTGACCCTGATCGCCTGTGCCTCCACGCCCAGGCAGGAGGGGACGGGCGAATACATGGACGACAGCCTGATCACCGCCAAGGTCAAGGCGGCCATCCTGAACGAGCCCACCCTGAAGGTGGCGGAAATCAATGTGGAGACCTTCAAGGGCACGGTGCAGCTCAGTGGTTTTGTGAGTTCGCGCGCCGCCATCAGCAAGGCGATTGAGATCACCCGCGATGTCAAAGGGGTGAGCTCGGTCAAGGATGACATGCGCGTCAAATAA